The following are encoded together in the Anabrus simplex isolate iqAnaSimp1 chromosome 5, ASM4041472v1, whole genome shotgun sequence genome:
- the LOC136873869 gene encoding uncharacterized protein isoform X2 translates to MSFHVFWPACAALTMFIVLIIVIILKYGPKLCKTRHTTKPSEEEWLDKTYEQKVSYA, encoded by the coding sequence ATGTCTTTCCACGTCTTCTGGCCAGCTTGCGCCGCCCTGACAATGTTCATTGTCTTGATCATTGTCATCATTTTAAAGTATGGGCCAAAACTGTGCAAAACTCGTCATACCACAAAACCTTCCGAGGAAGAGTGGCTGGATAAAACGTACGAGCAGAAAGTTTCCTATGCTTAG